In one window of Pseudooceanicola aestuarii DNA:
- a CDS encoding AMP nucleosidase: MPQITAADIQTPDHPAPQGFRDPAAAVDRLMLLYRQAADFLQVHFQATMREGRPQGRIRAFYPEIRLTTSSFAKVDSRLSFGHVSAPGTHAATITRPDLFRNYLTQQIRLLIENHDVEVVIGVSDTPMPVHFAVASSAVTIPQEGAADFPLRDVFDVPDLATTNDDIVNGTHAPGADGTEPLAPFTAQRVDYSLARLAHYTATDPEHFQNHVLFTNYQFYVSEFETFARNALADPDSGYTSFVSTGNVEITEPLGDIPATLKMPQMPAYHLKRPGNMGITLVNIGVGPSNAKTATDHIAVLRPHAWVMVGHCAGLRNSQSLGDFVLAHAYLREDKVLDDDLPVWVPIPALAEIQIALEEAVAEETRLKGYDLKRIMRTGTVASLDNRNWELRDQRGPVHRLSQSRAVALDMESATIAANGFRFRVPYGTLLCVSDKPLHGELKLPGMASDFYKTQVARHLMIGIRAMERLRDMPLERIHSRKLRSFDETAFL, from the coding sequence ATGCCGCAGATCACAGCCGCCGACATCCAGACCCCCGACCACCCCGCGCCGCAGGGGTTTCGCGATCCCGCCGCGGCGGTCGATCGGCTGATGCTGTTGTACCGGCAGGCGGCGGATTTCCTGCAAGTCCATTTTCAGGCCACGATGCGCGAGGGCCGTCCGCAGGGCCGCATCCGCGCCTTCTACCCCGAGATCCGGCTGACCACCTCCAGCTTTGCCAAGGTGGACAGCCGCCTGAGCTTTGGCCATGTCTCGGCGCCGGGCACCCATGCCGCGACGATCACCCGGCCTGATCTGTTTCGCAATTACCTGACCCAGCAGATCCGGCTGCTGATCGAAAACCATGACGTGGAAGTGGTGATCGGCGTTTCGGATACGCCGATGCCGGTGCATTTCGCCGTCGCCTCCAGCGCGGTGACCATCCCGCAGGAAGGCGCGGCGGATTTCCCGCTGCGCGACGTGTTCGACGTTCCTGACCTGGCGACCACCAATGACGACATCGTCAACGGCACCCATGCGCCCGGCGCCGACGGGACCGAACCGCTGGCGCCCTTCACCGCGCAGCGGGTGGATTATTCGCTGGCCCGGCTGGCGCATTACACCGCGACCGACCCGGAGCATTTCCAGAACCACGTCCTGTTCACCAATTACCAGTTCTACGTCTCTGAATTCGAGACGTTCGCCCGCAATGCGCTCGCCGATCCCGACAGCGGCTACACCAGCTTTGTCAGCACCGGCAATGTCGAGATCACGGAGCCGCTGGGCGATATCCCCGCCACGCTGAAGATGCCACAGATGCCCGCTTATCACCTGAAACGGCCCGGCAACATGGGGATTACCCTTGTCAACATCGGCGTCGGCCCCTCCAACGCCAAGACGGCGACGGACCATATCGCGGTGCTGCGCCCCCATGCCTGGGTGATGGTCGGCCATTGCGCCGGGCTGCGGAACTCGCAATCGCTGGGCGATTTCGTGCTGGCCCATGCCTACCTGCGGGAGGACAAGGTGCTGGACGACGACCTGCCGGTCTGGGTGCCGATTCCGGCGCTGGCCGAAATCCAGATCGCACTGGAAGAAGCTGTGGCCGAAGAGACACGGTTGAAGGGCTATGATCTGAAAAGGATCATGCGCACCGGCACCGTGGCCAGTCTGGACAATCGCAACTGGGAATTGCGCGACCAGCGCGGCCCGGTCCACCGCCTGAGCCAGAGCCGCGCCGTCGCGCTGGATATGGAAAGCGCCACGATCGCGGCCAACGGGTTCCGGTTCCGGGTGCCCTACGGCACGCTTTTGTGCGTTTCCGACAAGCCGTTGCACGGAGAGCTGAAGCTTCCGGGCATGGCGAGCGATTTCTACAAGACGCAGGTCGCACGCCACCTGATGATCGGAATTCGGGCCATGGAACGGCTGCGCGACATGCCGCTGGAACGAATTCATAGCCGCAAGCTGCGGTCCTTTGACGAAACCGCGTTCTTGTGA
- a CDS encoding thioredoxin family protein, whose translation MIRRAFLTTGAAAATLLALPIHAAPLDYTPGLVKDRLAAGETVFLDFKASWCATCKAQEQVMDRLKAENPEYEANITFIAVDWDTYARSQFTQRLRVPRRSTLVVLKGDGEVGRLIADTREVKIRELMDAALAASSV comes from the coding sequence ATGATACGACGCGCATTCCTGACCACCGGGGCCGCCGCGGCCACGCTTCTGGCTCTGCCGATCCACGCCGCGCCGCTGGATTACACCCCCGGCCTGGTCAAGGACCGGCTGGCGGCGGGCGAAACCGTGTTTCTGGATTTCAAGGCAAGCTGGTGCGCCACCTGCAAGGCGCAGGAACAGGTCATGGATCGGCTGAAGGCCGAGAACCCGGAATACGAGGCCAACATCACCTTTATCGCCGTGGATTGGGACACCTACGCCCGGTCGCAATTCACCCAGCGGCTGCGTGTGCCACGCCGGTCCACGCTGGTGGTGCTGAAGGGCGACGGCGAGGTCGGGCGCCTGATCGCCGACACCCGCGAGGTCAAGATTCGGGAGCTGATGGACGCCGCGCTGGCGGCCTCCTCCGTCTGA
- a CDS encoding HU family DNA-binding protein has product MAKPMTKTELVTQLSEEMGTDKKTASTALDAITKVITDAVSAGGAVTLPGVGKIYCRERPERMVRNPATGEQIKKDADKVVKMTIAKALKDSVNG; this is encoded by the coding sequence ATGGCGAAACCGATGACCAAGACCGAGCTCGTGACCCAGCTGTCCGAGGAAATGGGCACCGACAAGAAAACCGCATCCACCGCGCTGGATGCGATCACCAAGGTGATCACCGATGCCGTGTCGGCCGGCGGTGCCGTGACCCTGCCCGGCGTGGGCAAGATCTATTGCCGCGAACGCCCCGAGCGGATGGTGCGCAACCCTGCCACCGGCGAGCAGATCAAGAAAGACGCCGACAAGGTGGTCAAGATGACCATCGCCAAGGCATTGAAGGACAGCGTCAACGGCTGA
- a CDS encoding DMT family transporter: MTLKAVALGLLFAFLWSSAFASARVIVAQAPPLTSLALRFLLAGMIGIAVARASGQSWHLDRGQWRATLIFGICQNALYLGLFFVAMQWIEAGFASIIASTMPLMVGAAGWLLLGERLRGLAILGLLLGFVGTALIMGTRIEAGSDPLGILLCLLGAAALSVATLTARGATSGGNVLMVVGLQMLVGSACLAVAALLLEDWQVTWTWQLIVAFLYTTLFPGLIATWVWFTLVNMIGAVRAATFHFLNPFFGVLVAAVVLGERIGPLDVVGVLIVMAGILAVQLAKQAPAR, encoded by the coding sequence CTGACGCTGAAAGCCGTGGCGCTGGGCCTGCTGTTCGCGTTCTTGTGGTCCTCGGCCTTTGCCTCGGCGCGGGTGATCGTGGCGCAGGCGCCGCCGCTGACCTCGCTGGCGCTGCGGTTTCTGCTGGCGGGGATGATCGGCATCGCCGTGGCACGCGCATCGGGACAAAGCTGGCACCTCGACCGGGGCCAGTGGCGGGCCACGCTGATCTTCGGCATCTGCCAGAACGCGCTGTACCTGGGCCTGTTCTTCGTCGCCATGCAATGGATCGAGGCGGGGTTTGCCTCCATTATCGCGTCGACCATGCCGTTGATGGTGGGCGCCGCGGGCTGGCTGCTGCTGGGGGAGCGGCTGCGCGGGCTGGCGATTCTGGGGCTGTTGCTGGGGTTCGTGGGCACCGCCCTGATCATGGGCACCCGGATCGAGGCGGGCTCCGATCCGCTGGGTATTCTGCTGTGCCTGCTTGGTGCCGCAGCCCTCAGCGTTGCGACCCTGACGGCGCGCGGCGCGACGTCGGGGGGGAACGTGCTGATGGTGGTCGGGTTGCAGATGCTGGTCGGATCGGCCTGCCTGGCCGTGGCGGCCCTGCTGCTGGAAGACTGGCAGGTGACCTGGACCTGGCAGCTGATCGTGGCCTTTCTGTACACCACGTTGTTTCCCGGCCTGATTGCGACCTGGGTCTGGTTCACGCTGGTCAACATGATCGGCGCGGTCCGGGCGGCGACATTCCATTTCCTGAACCCGTTCTTCGGTGTGCTGGTCGCGGCCGTGGTGCTGGGCGAACGCATCGGCCCGCTGGACGTGGTCGGCGTGCTGATCGTGATGGCCGGCATCCTGGCCGTGCAATTGGCCAAGCAGGCCCCGGCCCGATAG
- a CDS encoding AEC family transporter: MLNVLSVTLPIFAIIALGYGLTLRGVFAPEHMQTLGRFVLQVSLPALLFYTFATRDLGEVLDIRYLIAVGTGAAATQAVAWTVMRVQGLGPMRRAVAVMGTGCSNSAFIGYPMLLIVMPEVAAPVLAMNFLVENFIGTPIGLTLLEAARPNEGASLLKRVGRPVLSVLRRPMVIGLLLGLAFTLTGLPLPATADRFLSLLSAPAAPIALFVIGGTLVGLEMRGDVKIAGQIAAIKLIVHPLMIWLCLGLPVLFGLGALSPELVFAALLTGVLPMYTIYTILAQDSGHSGLAAMALVGATAASFFTISLVLLLYL, encoded by the coding sequence ATGCTGAACGTTCTCTCCGTCACCCTGCCGATCTTCGCGATCATCGCCCTGGGCTACGGGCTGACGCTGCGCGGGGTTTTTGCACCGGAACATATGCAGACGCTGGGGCGCTTCGTGCTTCAGGTCTCCTTGCCCGCGCTGCTGTTCTACACCTTTGCCACCCGTGATCTGGGAGAGGTTCTGGATATCCGCTACCTGATCGCCGTGGGCACGGGCGCGGCGGCGACGCAGGCGGTGGCCTGGACCGTGATGCGGGTGCAGGGGCTGGGCCCGATGCGGCGCGCGGTGGCGGTGATGGGCACCGGCTGCTCCAACTCCGCCTTCATCGGCTATCCGATGCTTCTGATCGTCATGCCCGAAGTCGCGGCCCCGGTCCTGGCGATGAACTTCCTGGTGGAGAACTTCATCGGCACCCCCATCGGCCTGACCCTGCTGGAGGCCGCCCGCCCGAACGAGGGCGCCAGCCTGTTGAAACGCGTGGGCCGCCCGGTGCTGTCCGTCCTGCGCCGGCCGATGGTGATCGGGTTGCTGCTGGGCCTGGCCTTTACCCTGACCGGCCTGCCCCTGCCCGCCACCGCCGATCGGTTCCTGTCGCTGCTGTCGGCCCCGGCCGCGCCCATCGCGCTGTTCGTGATCGGCGGCACGCTGGTGGGGCTGGAGATGCGCGGCGACGTGAAGATCGCGGGCCAGATCGCGGCGATCAAGCTGATCGTGCATCCGCTGATGATCTGGCTGTGTCTGGGACTGCCGGTGCTGTTCGGGCTGGGCGCACTGTCGCCCGAGCTGGTCTTTGCGGCGCTGCTGACCGGGGTGCTGCCGATGTATACGATCTACACCATTCTGGCGCAGGACAGCGGCCATTCCGGGCTGGCGGCCATGGCCCTGGTCGGGGCCACGGCGGCATCGTTCTTCACCATCTCGCTGGTGCTGCTGCTCTACCTCTGA
- a CDS encoding phosphotransferase codes for MTKHHRARHSEGMNLLRETSLDTHPEAAIDAARRMEEILTAHPDGAVTEILRLVPDRRAVFAGHWQGRAAIFRLALCATETAEITAQWGEMQRLAPTMSDGPHRIASPLALLPGGIVLVAGTVAGVPLLNHLWALDPARRIAEQARAAGWLAAYTRNTEDWRPVNRGPWRSWAAEAVPRQPHPRLQKVEARLLQKFHRLSRLIGGDCTWRTVICHGDFHPNNLLRDDQALHGIDLGAGLRAPVYRDVARFLVHAARRDMLPGRRRHFGVDAEGFDAFADAFRMTERERTLYLPFFITFETLIRVEHPRMPARRIAHTRAMSDALLEDLRQLVRG; via the coding sequence TTGACGAAACACCACCGCGCTCGCCATTCTGAGGGGATGAACCTGCTGCGCGAAACATCCCTGGATACCCACCCCGAAGCGGCAATCGACGCCGCCCGCCGGATGGAGGAGATCCTGACCGCCCATCCCGACGGCGCGGTGACGGAGATCCTGCGCCTGGTCCCCGACCGGCGCGCGGTCTTTGCCGGGCATTGGCAGGGCAGAGCCGCAATCTTCCGGTTGGCTCTCTGCGCGACGGAAACGGCGGAGATCACCGCCCAATGGGGCGAAATGCAGCGCCTCGCGCCCACGATGTCAGACGGCCCGCACCGCATCGCGTCGCCACTGGCGCTGCTGCCGGGGGGCATTGTGCTGGTGGCCGGCACTGTCGCGGGGGTGCCGCTGCTGAACCATCTGTGGGCGCTGGACCCCGCGCGCCGCATCGCCGAACAGGCCCGCGCCGCCGGATGGCTGGCCGCCTATACCCGGAACACCGAGGATTGGCGCCCGGTCAATCGCGGCCCCTGGCGCAGCTGGGCGGCCGAGGCGGTGCCGCGCCAGCCCCATCCCCGCCTTCAGAAGGTCGAGGCGCGGCTGTTGCAAAAATTCCACCGCCTGTCGCGCCTGATCGGGGGCGATTGCACGTGGCGCACGGTGATCTGCCACGGCGATTTCCATCCCAACAACCTGTTGCGCGACGATCAGGCCCTGCATGGCATCGACCTGGGCGCCGGGCTGCGCGCGCCGGTCTATCGCGACGTGGCGCGGTTTCTGGTCCATGCCGCCCGGCGCGACATGTTGCCCGGACGGCGCCGCCATTTCGGCGTCGATGCGGAGGGTTTCGACGCCTTTGCCGACGCCTTCCGGATGACAGAGCGGGAGCGGACGCTCTACCTGCCGTTCTTCATCACCTTCGAGACGCTGATCCGGGTGGAGCATCCGCGGATGCCGGCCAGACGCATCGCCCATACGCGGGCAATGTCCGACGCCCTGCTGGAGGATCTGCGCCAGCTGGTGCGCGGCTGA
- a CDS encoding SDR family oxidoreductase, with protein sequence MTRCLLSVGHGYSARALARLLPRDAWEVHGTTRSPERRAALADTGVVAHVFPGDDLSGLLDRATHVLISAGPDDTGDPTLRHLHAAIARNAARLDWVGYLSTTGVYGDHGGGWVDEDTPLTPSTRRGRARVAAETEWRAIPDLPLHIFRLAGIYGPGRGPFAKVRAGTARRILKTGQVFSRIHVDDIAQVLAASIAQPDPGAVYNLCDDDPAPPQDVIAHAAQLLGLPLPPAEDFDTAEMTPMARSFYAESKRVRNDRIKRDLGVTLRHPDYRSGLAALLKTENTGPA encoded by the coding sequence ATGACCCGGTGCCTTCTCTCTGTCGGTCACGGCTATTCGGCCCGTGCCCTTGCCCGCCTGCTGCCCCGCGATGCCTGGGAGGTTCACGGAACCACCCGCAGCCCGGAGCGCCGCGCCGCGCTGGCCGATACCGGCGTGGTGGCGCATGTCTTTCCCGGCGACGACCTGTCCGGGCTGCTGGACCGGGCGACGCATGTCCTGATCTCCGCCGGACCGGATGACACCGGCGATCCGACCCTGCGCCACCTGCACGCCGCCATCGCGCGCAATGCCGCGCGGCTGGACTGGGTGGGCTACCTGTCCACCACCGGGGTCTATGGCGATCACGGCGGCGGCTGGGTGGACGAGGACACGCCCCTGACCCCCAGCACCCGGCGCGGCCGCGCCCGCGTCGCGGCCGAGACGGAGTGGCGCGCCATCCCCGACCTGCCGCTGCACATATTCCGGCTGGCGGGGATCTACGGCCCCGGACGCGGTCCTTTTGCCAAGGTGCGGGCCGGCACGGCGCGGCGGATCCTGAAGACCGGACAGGTGTTTTCCCGCATCCATGTCGACGATATCGCGCAGGTGCTGGCCGCCTCCATCGCGCAGCCCGATCCCGGCGCTGTCTACAACCTGTGCGACGATGACCCGGCTCCGCCGCAGGACGTCATCGCCCATGCCGCGCAGCTGCTGGGCCTGCCCCTGCCCCCGGCCGAGGATTTCGACACCGCCGAGATGACCCCCATGGCCCGCAGCTTCTATGCCGAAAGCAAGCGGGTGCGGAACGACCGGATCAAGCGCGACCTGGGCGTCACCTTGCGCCATCCCGACTACCGGTCCGGCCTTGCCGCCTTGCTGAAGACAGAAAACACTGGACCTGCGTGA
- a CDS encoding cytochrome c biogenesis CcdA family protein: protein MELILAYLAGLLTLVNPCVLPVLPIVLGAALQASPRGPLALAGGMALSFVVLGVVVAGFGFALGIDERLISQVGAVLMIGFGAVLLLPRAGAVFSMATAGVAAGADARIGRIEAGGARGQFLAGLLLGAVWSPCVGPTLGGAIALASSGESLGRAAVIMTFFAGGVATLVLGLGYGARSLLTRHRDRMRHLAERSHAILGVIFVAVGLAILFRLHHAIEAWAVEAMPNWLLNLSVSI, encoded by the coding sequence ATGGAGCTGATCCTTGCCTATCTTGCCGGTCTGCTGACCCTGGTGAACCCCTGCGTGCTGCCGGTTCTGCCGATTGTCCTGGGCGCTGCCTTGCAGGCCAGTCCGCGCGGGCCGCTGGCCCTGGCGGGGGGGATGGCGCTGTCCTTCGTGGTGCTGGGGGTGGTGGTCGCCGGTTTCGGCTTTGCCTTGGGCATCGACGAACGGCTGATCTCCCAGGTGGGGGCAGTGCTGATGATCGGATTTGGCGCGGTGCTGTTGCTGCCGCGCGCGGGGGCGGTGTTTTCGATGGCCACGGCGGGGGTCGCTGCCGGGGCGGATGCCCGTATCGGTCGGATCGAGGCCGGCGGCGCACGAGGCCAGTTTCTGGCCGGTCTGCTTCTCGGTGCGGTCTGGAGCCCCTGCGTCGGCCCGACGCTGGGCGGCGCGATCGCGCTGGCCTCCTCGGGGGAGAGCCTGGGCCGCGCGGCGGTGATCATGACCTTCTTTGCCGGCGGTGTCGCCACCCTTGTTCTGGGGTTGGGCTATGGGGCGCGGTCGCTGCTGACCCGGCACCGCGACCGGATGCGCCATCTGGCCGAACGGTCCCACGCCATCCTGGGCGTGATCTTCGTCGCCGTGGGCCTGGCGATCCTGTTCCGGCTGCATCACGCGATCGAGGCCTGGGCAGTGGAGGCGATGCCGAATTGGCTGCTCAACCTCTCTGTCTCCATATGA
- a CDS encoding exodeoxyribonuclease VII small subunit — MPDQPSDQPIPEMSFEQAMKELEGVVTQLENGEVALEQSIALYERGALLKKHCDAKLAEAEEKVRLITTDGDGSAAGLKPAEGL, encoded by the coding sequence ATGCCCGATCAGCCGTCCGATCAGCCGATTCCCGAAATGTCCTTTGAACAGGCGATGAAAGAGCTGGAGGGCGTCGTGACCCAGCTGGAAAACGGCGAGGTCGCGCTTGAACAATCCATCGCCCTTTATGAGCGTGGCGCGCTTCTGAAGAAGCATTGCGACGCCAAGCTGGCGGAAGCGGAGGAAAAGGTGCGCCTGATCACCACCGATGGCGACGGCTCCGCCGCCGGGCTGAAACCGGCCGAGGGTCTCTGA
- the dxs gene encoding 1-deoxy-D-xylulose-5-phosphate synthase codes for MTIDRPKTPLLDRIAAPADMKGLTDEELRQLAGELRAETISAVSETGGHLGAGLGVVELTVALHAVFDTPRDRLIWDVSHQSYPHKILTGRRDRIRTLRQKDGLSGFTKRSESPFDPFGAAHSSTSISAALGFAVARDLGGAPDHGLGDAIAVIGDGAMSAGMAFEALNNAGALGKRLIVILNDNEMSIAPPVGALSSYLSRLYAGAPFQEFKAAAKGAVSLLPPPFQEGAKRAKEMLKSMTVGGTLFEELGFSYVGPIDGHDLNQLLPVLRTVKTRANGPILIHAITTKGKGYAPAERADDKGHATGKFDVSTGKQAKKASNAPSYTSVFGKELVRLAGEDPRICAVTAAMPDGTGLNLMAERFPSRTFDVGIAEQHGVTFAAGLAAGGLRPFCAIYSTFLQRGYDQVVHDVAIQRLPVRFAVDRAGLVGADGATHAGSFDIAFLSNLPGFVVMAAADEAELAHMVATAAAHDAGPIAFRYPRGEGQGVEMPERGEVLEIGRGRMIREGGRVAILSFGTRLGEVLKAAEALEARGIAPTIADARFAKPLDRELILQLAADHEALITIEEGAVGGFGAHVTQLLADEGVFDGGLKFRSMVLPDTFIDQATPEDMYATAKLSAADIEARVLDVLGVERLSRRA; via the coding sequence ATGACCATCGACCGCCCCAAGACCCCGCTTCTTGACCGTATTGCCGCCCCCGCCGACATGAAGGGGCTGACGGATGAGGAATTGCGGCAGCTGGCCGGAGAACTGCGAGCCGAGACGATTTCCGCCGTTTCCGAGACGGGCGGCCATCTGGGCGCCGGGCTGGGCGTGGTGGAACTGACCGTCGCGCTGCATGCCGTGTTTGACACCCCGCGCGACCGGCTGATCTGGGACGTCAGTCACCAGAGCTACCCGCACAAGATCCTGACCGGACGTCGCGACCGCATCCGCACCCTGCGGCAGAAGGACGGGCTGTCGGGGTTCACCAAACGGTCTGAATCGCCGTTTGATCCGTTTGGTGCGGCGCATAGCTCCACCTCCATTTCCGCCGCGCTGGGCTTTGCCGTGGCACGCGATCTGGGCGGCGCGCCGGACCATGGGCTGGGCGATGCCATCGCGGTGATCGGGGATGGCGCGATGAGCGCAGGCATGGCCTTCGAGGCGCTGAACAACGCCGGTGCGCTGGGCAAACGCCTGATCGTCATCCTGAACGACAATGAGATGTCCATCGCGCCGCCGGTGGGAGCGTTGTCGTCCTATCTGTCGCGCCTCTATGCCGGCGCCCCGTTCCAGGAGTTCAAGGCCGCAGCCAAGGGCGCGGTGTCCCTGCTGCCGCCGCCCTTCCAGGAGGGGGCCAAGCGGGCCAAGGAAATGCTGAAAAGCATGACCGTCGGCGGCACCCTGTTCGAGGAGCTTGGGTTCTCCTACGTCGGGCCGATCGACGGCCATGACCTGAATCAGTTGTTGCCGGTGCTGCGCACGGTGAAGACCCGCGCCAACGGGCCGATCCTGATCCATGCGATCACCACGAAGGGCAAGGGCTATGCCCCCGCCGAACGGGCGGACGACAAGGGCCATGCCACGGGCAAATTCGATGTCTCCACCGGCAAGCAGGCCAAGAAGGCCTCGAACGCGCCGTCCTATACTTCTGTCTTCGGCAAGGAACTCGTGCGGCTGGCGGGAGAAGACCCCCGCATCTGCGCCGTCACCGCCGCGATGCCCGATGGCACCGGGTTGAACCTGATGGCCGAACGCTTCCCCTCGCGCACGTTCGACGTGGGGATCGCGGAACAGCATGGCGTGACCTTTGCCGCCGGGCTGGCGGCGGGGGGGCTGCGGCCCTTCTGCGCGATCTATTCGACGTTCCTGCAACGCGGCTATGACCAGGTGGTGCATGATGTCGCGATCCAGCGCCTGCCGGTACGTTTTGCCGTGGACCGCGCCGGGTTGGTGGGCGCCGACGGGGCGACCCATGCGGGCAGCTTCGACATCGCCTTCCTGTCCAACCTTCCGGGGTTTGTCGTGATGGCCGCCGCCGACGAGGCGGAGCTGGCGCATATGGTGGCCACCGCCGCCGCGCATGACGCGGGGCCGATCGCCTTTCGCTACCCGCGGGGCGAAGGGCAGGGGGTGGAGATGCCGGAACGTGGCGAGGTGCTGGAAATCGGCCGGGGCCGCATGATCCGCGAAGGCGGGCGCGTGGCCATCCTGTCCTTTGGCACCCGTCTGGGCGAGGTTCTGAAAGCCGCCGAGGCGCTGGAGGCGCGGGGGATCGCCCCCACCATCGCCGATGCCCGCTTTGCCAAGCCGCTGGATCGGGAACTGATCCTGCAACTGGCCGCCGACCACGAGGCGCTGATCACGATCGAGGAGGGCGCCGTTGGCGGCTTTGGCGCGCATGTGACACAGTTGCTGGCGGACGAAGGGGTCTTTGACGGCGGGCTGAAGTTCCGGTCCATGGTTCTGCCCGATACCTTCATCGATCAGGCCACGCCCGAGGACATGTATGCCACCGCAAAGCTGAGCGCTGCGGATATCGAGGCACGGGTGCTGGACGTTCTGGGCGTAGAGCGGCTGAGCCGCCGCGCCTGA
- a CDS encoding polyprenyl synthetase family protein — translation MFDAALADAVAAVSTRLSQRLAPVEGTLGEAMRYACAGGKRLRAFLVLEGAALHGVDRAPALDVAAAIEAMHSYSLVHDDLPCMDDDDLRRGQPTVHVKWDQATGVLVGDALQALAFDLVAGADLPDARRLALLAGLARSAGGAGMVLGQVMDIAAETAATPLTLKQITRLQALKTGALFDWSATAGPVMAGADPAPLRAYARDLGLAFQIADDILDVEGCETRTGKRVGKDDAAGKATFVSLLGLDGARGEAQRLTDAACDALAPYGAAADRLREAARFVISRQA, via the coding sequence ATGTTCGACGCCGCGCTGGCCGATGCGGTCGCGGCCGTGTCGACCCGCCTGTCGCAGCGCCTGGCCCCGGTGGAGGGCACGCTGGGCGAGGCCATGCGCTATGCCTGCGCGGGCGGCAAGCGGCTGCGCGCCTTCCTGGTGCTGGAGGGCGCGGCGCTGCATGGCGTGGACCGCGCGCCGGCGCTGGACGTGGCCGCCGCCATCGAGGCGATGCATTCCTATTCGCTGGTCCATGACGATCTGCCCTGCATGGATGACGACGACCTGCGCCGGGGGCAGCCCACCGTCCATGTCAAATGGGACCAGGCCACCGGCGTGTTGGTGGGCGATGCGCTACAGGCGCTGGCCTTTGACCTGGTGGCGGGGGCCGACCTGCCGGATGCGCGGCGGCTGGCGCTGCTGGCCGGGCTGGCGCGCTCTGCCGGTGGGGCGGGGATGGTGTTGGGCCAGGTGATGGACATCGCCGCCGAAACCGCCGCCACCCCCCTGACGCTGAAGCAGATCACCCGGTTGCAGGCGCTGAAGACCGGGGCGCTGTTCGACTGGTCGGCCACCGCCGGGCCGGTGATGGCGGGCGCTGATCCCGCGCCGCTGCGCGCCTATGCCCGCGATCTGGGCCTTGCCTTTCAGATCGCCGACGACATTTTGGATGTCGAGGGCTGCGAGACCCGCACCGGCAAACGTGTGGGCAAGGACGACGCCGCGGGCAAGGCGACGTTTGTCTCCTTGCTGGGGCTGGACGGCGCGCGGGGCGAGGCGCAGCGCCTGACCGATGCCGCCTGTGATGCGCTGGCCCCCTACGGCGCGGCAGCGGACCGCTTGCGAGAGGCCGCGCGCTTCGTTATCTCGCGCCAAGCCTGA
- a CDS encoding exopolysaccharide biosynthesis protein, translating into MADSPRHSGTQDFRQLSDILDAMENADRDGQITIGDILDEVGTRSFAPIILVPALILVSPLSGIFGLPTIGAMFIFLITAQKLVGRHTVWMPNVLTRRGVRTQRVQKAVSWLRRPVAWIDARTHRRLTAFVTRATNMFTLTVIAAICLVIPFLEVLPMVTSVFAAAIALFAIGLLARDGLFTLLGYVQVGISGWLVWWLVTTGTGG; encoded by the coding sequence ATGGCAGACAGCCCCCGCCACAGCGGCACACAGGATTTCCGGCAATTGTCGGATATTCTGGACGCCATGGAAAACGCCGATCGCGACGGACAGATCACCATCGGTGACATCCTGGACGAGGTCGGCACCCGGTCCTTTGCGCCGATCATCCTGGTCCCGGCGCTGATCCTTGTCTCGCCGCTATCGGGGATCTTCGGCCTGCCGACGATCGGGGCAATGTTCATCTTCCTGATCACGGCGCAGAAACTGGTGGGGCGGCACACTGTCTGGATGCCCAATGTGCTGACCCGGCGCGGCGTGCGGACCCAGCGGGTGCAAAAGGCCGTGAGCTGGTTGCGCCGCCCTGTCGCCTGGATCGACGCGCGCACACACCGGCGGCTGACGGCCTTTGTCACGCGGGCGACCAACATGTTCACGCTGACGGTGATCGCCGCCATCTGCCTGGTGATTCCGTTTCTCGAAGTGCTGCCCATGGTCACCTCGGTCTTTGCGGCGGCGATTGCGCTGTTTGCCATCGGCCTTTTGGCGCGGGACGGGCTGTTCACCCTGCTGGGCTATGTTCAGGTGGGCATCAGTGGATGGCTGGTCTGGTGGCTGGTCACCACCGGAACGGGCGGCTGA